The Paenibacillus sp. BIC5C1 DNA segment GTGTACACACGCGAATATTCCGTTTGCGCAGCTTCGCAACGGCTTCCTCATAACACTGCGTATCATGCGCACGGTTAATTAGGGTTGACGTGGATTCGTGAATGGTTTGCAGACCCATTTCAACCCATAGGTAAGTGCGTTCATTCAATTCAGCCAAGTAATCAACGACGTCATCCGGTAAACAGTCAGGCCGAGTGGCGATGGACAGACCCACGACACCGGGCTGCTTCAAGATTTCTTCAAAGTATTCACGCAGTTCTTCAACGGGTGCGTATGTGTTGGTATAGGCTTGGAAATAGCCAATGTAGTGAGCTGTAGGCCATTTCAGATGCTGTTTATCCCGAATGGTATTAAATTGGGTGACCAAATCATCGCGTCTGCTACCGGCAAAATCACCCGATCCACGAGCGCTGCAAAATGTACAGCCCCCTTTGGCAATAGAGCCATCTCGGTTCGGGCAGGTGAAACCTGCATCCAGCATCACTTTGAAAACCTTATTGTTAAATTCGTCTCTCATTTCGTAATTCCAGGTATGGAATCGTTTATCTCCCCACAGAAGAGGAGATTGTATTGAAGGTGCATTCATCTTCAGGGTACTCCTTTGGCTTACCTAATGGCTTACTAATTATATTACCGAATTCGACTCTTTTTGAACTTTTACCATTGTATCAAAAAACTCAAAAAAAGGGGAATCTAGTCGCAAAAATAGGCCGTAGAAACGAGGTTTTATCCTTGCTATAGTTTACACATTATGTTATATTTAAACCAGCGTCAGACACCATCTAATGGGTACTATTCATCATAGCATTTGAATCAATGTTGACGTCATGGACCATACTATACCGTGAGGTGATATGAATGAATTCCCAAGTTAAAAATAATGATCTTCATCATGTTTCTGTAGAACTGACGGCAGAAGAAGCTCTGGCTTTGACAGGTGTTCGTTTCAATGGCAATCCGAAAGTGAAAGCGGCTGCAAGACAAAAAGTTCGTGATGCTTTCGAAAAGACATTTGATTTTTCACACCAAGATAAGGTAGACTATGAACTATTAAAGTAGTTGGACCCCAATTCCAAATAAATCGAAGAGGGAATCTTTGAGATTTGCCCCAAAGTGGCAGATCCGAAGATTCCTTTTTCATTGCTCTTTACAATTAGCCAGTTCTTCGGCAAAATGATTCTGAGACAAGTATGGATAAACGGAGGAATAAGATGCGTTTACGTGGCAGAAAAGGGATTCGTGAAAATCTGGAGCAACAAGTTGACCTCGTTGTTCTTGATCCCAAACAGTACAAAGGAAAATGGTCTGAACTGTTTGGCAATGACCATCCGATCTTTGTGGAATTTGGCATGGGTAAAGGTCAATTTATCAGCCAAATGAGTTATAAATATCCGGAATTTAATTTTATCGGTATTGATATGTATGATGAATTGGTACGTCGTGCCAGCGAGAAGGCCCGGAAAGCATGGAGTCAGGCAGAAGTGGAGACACCACCCAACTTGAAGCTGGCGCTAGCTAATATCGAACAGATTGAAGATGTATTTGAACCGGAAGAACTGGAACGGATTTATCTGAACTTCAGTGATCCTTGGCCGAAAGCCAAGCATGCACGTCGTCGTTTGACACATCCACGTTTCCTGAAGAAATATACGGAATTGCTTAACACTAAAGGACAGATTCATTTCAAAACAGATTCGGAAACATTGTTTGATTTCTCTCTCAATGCGATTGCCGACTTTGGTCTGCAAATGACTAATTTGTCCCTGAACCTGCACCGTGATGGATTGAATGAAGAGCATGTCATGACAGAGTATGAGCAGAAATTCATGGGCAAAGGCATGAACATTCACCGGGTTGAAGTCATCGTTGGTGAAGAGGCCTTGCGCGAGTATCAACAGATCCGCTTGGACAAGTATAAAGTTCGGGAAGCTGCGGACGAGTCTGGCGAAGATCAAGAGTAATACTATAAAAAAGCGTGATATGCATCTGGCTACCAGACGCTCATATCACGCTTTTTTTGCTATTTTGGATGAACTAAACCTCATGCAGTTACTTGTGGATGACCGTTTTATTTCTGCTAAAGTTCCGAATGAAGCTCCTTACGTCGATAATCGTTGGGAGTAACCCCGTTAAATTTCTTAAACATTCGATAGAAATAAGAACTGTTGGTGAATCCGGTTTGCTCAGCAATATCAGCTACAGAGTTTTCCGTCTCAATGAGCAGAAATTGCGCTTTGGCTATGCGAGTCT contains these protein-coding regions:
- the trmB gene encoding tRNA (guanosine(46)-N7)-methyltransferase TrmB, which codes for MRLRGRKGIRENLEQQVDLVVLDPKQYKGKWSELFGNDHPIFVEFGMGKGQFISQMSYKYPEFNFIGIDMYDELVRRASEKARKAWSQAEVETPPNLKLALANIEQIEDVFEPEELERIYLNFSDPWPKAKHARRRLTHPRFLKKYTELLNTKGQIHFKTDSETLFDFSLNAIADFGLQMTNLSLNLHRDGLNEEHVMTEYEQKFMGKGMNIHRVEVIVGEEALREYQQIRLDKYKVREAADESGEDQE
- a CDS encoding TIGR01212 family radical SAM protein (This family includes YhcC from E. coli K-12, an uncharacterized radical SAM protein.); amino-acid sequence: MNAPSIQSPLLWGDKRFHTWNYEMRDEFNNKVFKVMLDAGFTCPNRDGSIAKGGCTFCSARGSGDFAGSRRDDLVTQFNTIRDKQHLKWPTAHYIGYFQAYTNTYAPVEELREYFEEILKQPGVVGLSIATRPDCLPDDVVDYLAELNERTYLWVEMGLQTIHESTSTLINRAHDTQCYEEAVAKLRKRNIRVCTHIIYGLPQETHEMMLDTGRAVANMDVQGIKIHLLHLMRKTPMVKQYEAGLLRFLEQDEYIKLIVDTLEMLPPEMIVHRLTGDAPRDLLIGPMWSMNKWEVLNSIDRELRERDSWQGKYWRGA